A stretch of DNA from Henriciella sp. AS95:
AACGGTCCAGCCAGGATGACCCATTCTGTCCGGTCACTTCGATGACGAATGTATCACCGTCCCAATAGCCGTAGGACTGCCCCATCCAGCTATCGACGGGCGCTTCACCCGGATCCGTCAGGAAGATATTGCGCACCGTGTTCGCATATTCATACACGATCAGCATTTGCTCATCATTCTGAATGATCTCAAACGGATGCGGCATATATGTGGCGCGTGGCACACCCGGCATGTAACACTTGGCTTCCGGATCGTTATTTGCCCAGTCGGCGACGTTTTCAGCGACCTTCTCTTCTCCGCCCGGCAGATAAGGCAGCGTCTGACGACCCTCTATGACGCTCGGCCCTGGCGGTATCGCACCAACAGCGCCCATCGCCAGCACGTTCTTGGCCGGGACAGGCCCATGTGGCCCCTCGCGCAGCTGGTAGGCGTGCTGAGCGTCATGCGCCTCAACATTGTCATTGGCGGTATTGAGCACCTGCCAGACACCCGACAGACTTTTCTGCACTTCCGGCTCGGCGGGCTCTACTGGTGCGGCAATGGCCGTCTGACCACTGGCAGACGGTTCAACCGCCGCGCACCCTGTGAATAGACTGACTGCACTCACAGCCAGCATCAGATTTCTCATATGTTTCCTCCCCTGAAGTTCCGTTTAGCCGGAACTGGATCTGCCATTTATTTTTTCGGCTTTGTGCTTCTCCGATAGAGAAGCTGCATCATGTACACAGTTAGTGATATCTGACTACATAAATGTCAATTCTTGATCTTCGGTTCGAGGTCAATTTCTCGTGACCGATCCGTTCTTATTGACGCTCCACCAGCAAGTGGCTGAAGAGGGCTTCCACCTGGTCAATCACCAGGATCGCTTCGGTCACGATATCGATGTCTTCCACCTCATACCGTCTCATAACATAGCTCGATCCTGCGATCAGCATCCCGGCCGCCAATCGCGGTTCGCCAACCCCGTCTGCCGGCATGCCGAAGTCTCTGGCGAGCGACTGACATAACACGTCTTCATAGTCCGCTCGGATCGTCGAGAGATAGCCAAGAATTGGCGGATTGGCGTGGCGCGTCCGAATATACTGACGGTATCTTTCATCGCCGTCCTGGGTCAGATAGCGGAACGATTTGCCGATCCACCTCCGCCAGAAGTCAAACGTATTGCCCGAGCGGTTCGGGTCAGTCAGACGAGCCTTGAAATGGTCGAACCAGCGCTGGTCTCCGGAACTGGCGAGTTCCTGCTTGGTCGAAAAGTGCCGATAGAGCGTCTGCACGTGGACGCCTGCGACGTCGGCAACTTCATCAAGCGTTGTCGCCTCATACCCCTTGCTGAAAAAGAGCCCCTGTGCGGCCTCAGCGATCTTCCGGTGAGTCTCCGCCTTTCGCTTGGTGCGGAGCGGATACTTGATGTTTCGACTAGCGCTCATCCGGTGACGCCCCCGGTTTTGTTTCAGCGTGCCTGCCGATGCTTTCGACGGCAAAATCTGACCGCACTATTGGTGCGATTGACACAAATGTCCATGCACTGTCTCAACATCTTCGCAGCACGTGTCAGCATCGCGATCCGCACGGCAACTCGCTCGGCAATGATGGTCAAGCGGTGAGCAAGTGCCAAGTCTTTGGAAAACTTCATCATTCCTGCTGTTGAAGTCTCTACACGATGGCGTAGGCTACTCTGATGGAAGACGTCGCCTTCAAGACCGACAGCGGGGCAGGAGCAGCTGACTGGACGAACATCCAGAAAGCGTCGGTAGATTTTCGTAGACACCTGCACCAACGCCCCGAACTGCCCTGGCAGGAAGAGCAGACCGCCACCACAATACGCGCATCGCTCGATCGACTTGGAATTGCCTGGACGCAATGCGCAGGGACCGGCACGATTGCAAGGCTGGCGCAAAACGCACCCGGTCAGCACATCGGCTTGCGGGCTGACATTGATGCCCTGCCCATCAATGAGGCCAGCACGCACGATCATGTATCGACTCACGAAGGCTGCATGCACGCATGTGGACATGATGGTCATTCGGCCGCGCTCATGTCCACCGCGGCCTGGCTGAAAGCGCATGAAAGCGAACTGCCTGGACCGGTCACCTTGATCTTCCAGCCAGCCGAAGAAGGCGGGCATGGCGCCAAGAAGATGATTGAAGGGGGCGCGCTTGAGGGCCTCGACGCGATCTATGGCTGGCATAACTGGCCGGCCATTCCATTCGGCAAGGCGGTCTGCCCCGACGGCGCCGTCATGGCCGGCAATGGCACGTTCCGTATTTCACTCAAAGGATCAGGCGGCCACGCCAGCCAACCAGAGAATGCCCGTGATCCGGTCCTGGCTGCCGCAGCCGTGACCATGGCCCTTCAGCAGATCATCGCGCGCCGTATCACGCCGCAGAATGCCGCTGTGGTCAGCGTCACCTCGATTGATGCCCCAAGCGGTGAGACAGTCATCCCCGACAGCGCTCAACTTGCTGGCAGCATCCGTATCGCCAATCCAGATGACCGCGCCCGCATCGACGCCATGATTACCGAAATCGCCACGGCACAAGCGGCGGCCTACGGGGTCGAAGCCAAGGTCGAGCTGTTCCCCCGATACGACGCAACGATCAATGACGCCGCAGCCGCCGGCATCATGCGCGATGCGATTGCCGCAGACCTCGGAAATGCCTGGCTGTATGAGGAACTTCCAGTGCCAATCATGGCATCAGAGGACTTCTCTTACTATCTGAAGGAGATACCGGGCGCGTTCGCTCTGATCGGCGCCGATGACGGAAACGGGCATCACGAGCCCTGTCACAGCCCGCGCTACGACTTCAACGACCGGCTTTTACCGATCGTGACCCGCATTTACGCCCGCCTCGCCGGAGCGCCACTGCCCGAACAGTCAACGTCTCAACACGATTGAGGACGTCAGAAACACAAGAACTCTAGAAGGAGATCGACATGGAATTATTCGAACGCTGGGAATCAGAAGTCCGGGGCTATAGCCGTGCTTACCCCACCGTCTTCAAATCAGCCTCGAATGCACGACAAGTCGATGAAGCTGGAAAGTCATATCTGGACTTCTTCGGCGGCGCCGGCGTCCTGAATTTCGGGCACAACAACCCGAAGATGAAAGAGGCCATCATCGACTTCATGAACGCCGATGGCATTCCGCACAGTCTCGACATGGCCACGACCACCAAGCGTGAGTTCATGCAGGCCTTTATCGATACGATCCTGAAGCCGCGCGGTATGGATTACCGCATGCAGTTTACAGGCCCGACCGGCACCAACGCTGTCGAGGCCGCCATGAAACTCGCCCGCCGTGTCACAGGCCGCAAGAGTATCATCGCTTTCACCAACGGTTTCCATGGCATGACGGTGGGTGCGCTCGCCGCAACGGCGAACAGCTATTACCGCAATGCAGCAGGCGTTCCGCTCAATCATGTCGAGCGCCTGCCTTTCGGCCACCCGCTCGATGGGATGGAAGAGTCCTATGCAGACCCGTCGGCAGGCTTTGAGCCACCGGCTGCCATTCTCGTCGAGGTGATTCAGGCCGAAGGCGGCGTAAATGTCGCCACCAAGGAGTGGCTGCAGGCCATCCGGAAATTCGCCAAGGATCGCGGCGCGCTCTTCATTATCGATGACATCCAGGCAGGCTGCGGGCGCACAGGCTCCTATTTCAGCTTCGACGGCATGGACCTTGATCCAGACATCATCACCCTCGCAAAGGGCATTGGCGGCTTCGGTACACCGCTCGCCATGAACCTGAACAAGCCAGAGCACGACAAACACTGGTCGCCCGGCGAACATACCGGCACCTTCCGCGGGCAAGGTATCTCCTTCGTCGCCGGCAAGGTGGCGATGGATTATTTCAAGGATGACACCTTCATGGCGGATGTCCGTCGCAAGGGTGAGATCATGGCTGATGCGCTCAAGAAGATGGCGGGGCCGGGCATGGAAGTACGCGGCCGCGGCATGATGCAGGGCATCGACACCAAAAACGGCGCACTGGCCAAGAAAATTGTCGCTGAGTGCTTCCAGACCGGCCTGCTTGTTGGCGGCTGTGGCTCCGAAGGCCGGGTGATCAAACTGATCCCGCCGCTGACCATCGACGACGCTGACCTCAAAGAAGGTCTCGACCTTCTCGAAAAAGCAATGAACGCCGTCATGGTGCCAGCATGAGGCAGCGCGACGACATGACCTTCCCGCACGAGGAATATGTGCGGCGACTGGAAGGCCTGCGCAAGCGAATGGATGAGCGCAACCTCGATGCCGTGGTGATCTCGGACCCTGAGAACATCATGTACATGACCGACTACCAGACGACCGGCTATTCCTTCTTCCAGGCGCTGGTCGTCCCGCTGGACGGCGAGTGCTACATGGTTACGCGGAACATGGAGGAATCCAATGTCCATGCCCGCACCTGGGTCAGCAAGACACGTCCTTTCGCTGACAATGGCGACGCCATCCAGACGCTCGTCGACAGTTTCCGGGAAGCTGGTCTGAACAATTGTACGATCGGCTACGAGCGTAACTCTTATTTCCTGCCAGCCTATCAGCAGGACCGTATCCGGACAGCATTCACCACTGGACGGCTTATAGACTGTTTCGGCATTGTCGAAGAGGGCCGCGCCTGCAAGTCGAAGCATGAAATCGAGATCATGAAGCGATCAGCGAAAGCTACGCAGGCAGGGATGAAGGCTGGCATCGAAATCGCACGGCCCGGCGTCACTGAAAATCAGATCGGCGCAGCCATTTCTGCCGCAATGTTCGAAGCTGGCGGAGAGCCGCCCGCTGTCATGCCTTATGTGACGTCCGGCCCGCGTTCCATGATCGGGCACGCCACATGGGAAGGACGCACGGTGCAGGAAGGCGAGCATGTCTTCCTCGAAGTCGGCGGCTGCTACCGACGGTACCACACCGCGATGATGCGCACTGTCGTCATGCAGAAAAAGCTGTCCGCTTCGATGGAGAGCGCCGAACGTCAGATGCAGAAGGCGCTTCGCGAATTGCGCTCTGCCGTCCAACCGGGCCTGACCGTCTCGGATGCCGACAAGATCGTCCGCGACATCGTCAATGATGGCCGCCACGGCGGCGCTCTGATCACCAGGTCCGGCTATTCGATCGGCATCGCCTTCCCGCCAAGCTGGGATGAGGGCTACATCCTCTCCCTCATGCAGGGCGACCCGCAGATCCTCAAGGAGGGCATGACCTTCCACATCATTCCATGGGTCTGGGGCGTCGATGGCGACAAGACGGTCGGCATCTCGG
This window harbors:
- a CDS encoding aspartate aminotransferase family protein, with product MELFERWESEVRGYSRAYPTVFKSASNARQVDEAGKSYLDFFGGAGVLNFGHNNPKMKEAIIDFMNADGIPHSLDMATTTKREFMQAFIDTILKPRGMDYRMQFTGPTGTNAVEAAMKLARRVTGRKSIIAFTNGFHGMTVGALAATANSYYRNAAGVPLNHVERLPFGHPLDGMEESYADPSAGFEPPAAILVEVIQAEGGVNVATKEWLQAIRKFAKDRGALFIIDDIQAGCGRTGSYFSFDGMDLDPDIITLAKGIGGFGTPLAMNLNKPEHDKHWSPGEHTGTFRGQGISFVAGKVAMDYFKDDTFMADVRRKGEIMADALKKMAGPGMEVRGRGMMQGIDTKNGALAKKIVAECFQTGLLVGGCGSEGRVIKLIPPLTIDDADLKEGLDLLEKAMNAVMVPA
- the doeB2 gene encoding N(2)-acetyl-L-2,4-diaminobutanoate deacetylase DoeB2 codes for the protein MEDVAFKTDSGAGAADWTNIQKASVDFRRHLHQRPELPWQEEQTATTIRASLDRLGIAWTQCAGTGTIARLAQNAPGQHIGLRADIDALPINEASTHDHVSTHEGCMHACGHDGHSAALMSTAAWLKAHESELPGPVTLIFQPAEEGGHGAKKMIEGGALEGLDAIYGWHNWPAIPFGKAVCPDGAVMAGNGTFRISLKGSGGHASQPENARDPVLAAAAVTMALQQIIARRITPQNAAVVSVTSIDAPSGETVIPDSAQLAGSIRIANPDDRARIDAMITEIATAQAAAYGVEAKVELFPRYDATINDAAAAGIMRDAIAADLGNAWLYEELPVPIMASEDFSYYLKEIPGAFALIGADDGNGHHEPCHSPRYDFNDRLLPIVTRIYARLAGAPLPEQSTSQHD
- the doeA gene encoding ectoine hydrolase; the encoded protein is MRQRDDMTFPHEEYVRRLEGLRKRMDERNLDAVVISDPENIMYMTDYQTTGYSFFQALVVPLDGECYMVTRNMEESNVHARTWVSKTRPFADNGDAIQTLVDSFREAGLNNCTIGYERNSYFLPAYQQDRIRTAFTTGRLIDCFGIVEEGRACKSKHEIEIMKRSAKATQAGMKAGIEIARPGVTENQIGAAISAAMFEAGGEPPAVMPYVTSGPRSMIGHATWEGRTVQEGEHVFLEVGGCYRRYHTAMMRTVVMQKKLSASMESAERQMQKALRELRSAVQPGLTVSDADKIVRDIVNDGRHGGALITRSGYSIGIAFPPSWDEGYILSLMQGDPQILKEGMTFHIIPWVWGVDGDKTVGISDTFYVTEDGCESFFDLPEEFTLKPPEKSAETKPKPKSKKATNGEAVTQ
- a CDS encoding TetR/AcrR family transcriptional regulator; this translates as MSASRNIKYPLRTKRKAETHRKIAEAAQGLFFSKGYEATTLDEVADVAGVHVQTLYRHFSTKQELASSGDQRWFDHFKARLTDPNRSGNTFDFWRRWIGKSFRYLTQDGDERYRQYIRTRHANPPILGYLSTIRADYEDVLCQSLARDFGMPADGVGEPRLAAGMLIAGSSYVMRRYEVEDIDIVTEAILVIDQVEALFSHLLVERQ